The Girardinichthys multiradiatus isolate DD_20200921_A chromosome 6, DD_fGirMul_XY1, whole genome shotgun sequence genome window below encodes:
- the LOC124870209 gene encoding uncharacterized protein LOC124870209 isoform X3: protein MAWVAAVGRRDITFDRILPSKRVCSLHFHSGKPAYEMLESHPDWKPSLLLGHSQVRQEEEQQVTPHTVEVVLKYEEDEEEEEKQEETGLPQPVEDNMLDQCALEQITCLKGEFTEIKLTELFLQGEKKVKYYTGLQSHSTFQVLLRYIKPFLPQGVTKLTHFQMVLLTLMSLKLNFPMDRISHLFNVHPETAIAAFEDTVAALYARMSSLVHWPDRERVWVSMPRLFVETFGGQLTVVVDCFEVSAKTLSNIESWDQHSRTVKYVTGITPQGVISFISRGRSGCSSDIEVTESCGLLDKLLLGDIVLAGRGFNVEESVSMMCAEVKASSPDGCRELDLKTTEETRQLAHLRDHVKRIIGAVCNTFKILSSNVPVRMVEPCEGESVTFLDKVVTVCCALINLCPHGVLSLQKSK, encoded by the coding sequence ATCCTGACTGGAAACCATCTTTGCTGCTGGGCCACAGTCAGGTCAGACAAGAAGAAGAGCAGCAGGTGACTCCACATACAGTCGAGGTTGTTTTAAAATAcgaagaggatgaagaggaagaggagaaacaGGAGGAAACTGGCCTCCCACAACCTGTCGAGGATAATATGCTTGACCAGTGTGCGCTTGAGCAAATCACATGTCTGAAAGGTGAATTTACTGAAATTAAACTTACAGAACTGTTCTTACAGGGtgaaaaaaaggtaaaatattaCACTGGACTTCAGAGCCATTCCACTTTTCAAGTTTTGTTGCGCTACATCAAACCTTTCCTTCCTCAGGGAGTAACAAAGTTGACTCACTTTCAGATGGTTCTTCTCACATTAATGTCTCTGAAGCTGAATTTTCCGATGGACCGCATAAGCcatttgtttaatgtgcacccAGAAACTGCTATTGCTGCATTCGAGGACACAGTCGCTGCTTTATATGCCCGCATGTCTTCACTCGTGCACTGGCCGGACAGAGAGCGGGTGTGGGTCAGCATGCCTCGGCTTTTCGTGGAGACGTTTGGAGGACAGCTCACTGTCGTTGTTGATTGCTTTGAAGTATCTGCAAAGACACTGTCCAATATTGAGTCATGGGACCAACACAGTCGCACAGTGAAATATGTCACTGGCATCACACCACAAGGAGTTATTTCCTTCATCTCCAGAGGCCGGAGTGGGTGCAGCAGTGATATAGAAGTCACAGAGAGCTGTGGTCTGCTGGACAAACTGCTGCTAGGTGACATAGTTCTGGCAGGTCGAGGTTTTAACGTGGAGGAAAGTGTGAGCATGATGTGTGCTGAAGTCAAAGCGTCATCACCAGACGGCTGCCGTGAGCTGGATCTGAAGACCACTGAGGAAACGAGACAGCTAGCACACCTTAGAGACCATGTTAAGAGAATTATTGGTGCTGTTTGCAACACATTCAAAATATTATCTTCCAACGTTCCCGTCAGGATGGTTGAACCATGTGAGGGAGAGAGCGTGACATTTCTAGACAAGGTTGTTACAGTTTGTTGTGCTCTTataaatctgtgtccacatgGTGTTCTTTCACTGCAGAAAAGCAAATAA